Proteins encoded within one genomic window of Oncorhynchus mykiss isolate Arlee chromosome 27, USDA_OmykA_1.1, whole genome shotgun sequence:
- the LOC110508089 gene encoding uncharacterized protein LOC110508089 isoform X8: MEDCFFCTNMEDCFFCTNMEDQWLQKPLIGQYTTSIHQWPIHSVYTSMANTQRLYINGQYTASIHHWPIHSVYTSLANTQRLYINGQYTASIHQWPIHSVYTSMANTQHLYINGQYTASIHQWPIHSIYTSMTNTQHLYIIGQYTASIHQWPIHNIYTSLANTQHLYIIGQYTASTHHWPIHSIYTSLANTQHLYIIGQYTASIHQWPIHSIYTSLANTQHLYIIGQYTASIHHWPIHSIYTSLANTQHLHIIGQYTASIHQWPIHSIYTSLANTQHLYIIGQYTASIHHWPIHSIYTSLANTQHLYIIGQYTASIHHWPIHSIYTSMANTQHLYIIGQYTASTHHWPIHSIYTSLANTQHLHIIGQYTASIHHWPIHSIYTSLANTQHLHIIGQYTASIHHWPIHSIYTSLANTQHLYIIGQYTASIHHWPIHSIYTSLANTQHLHIIGQYTASTHHWPIHSIYTSLANTQHLHINGQYTASTHQYTASIHQWPIHSIYTSMANTQHLYIIGQYTASIHQWPIHSIYTSLANTQHLYINDQYTASIHHWPIHSIYTSMANTQHLHIIGQYTASIHQWPIHSVYTSMANTQRLYIIGQYTASTHHWPIHSIYTSMANTQHLYINGQYTASIHQWPIHSIYTSMANTQHLHINGQYTASTHHWPIHSIYTSLVMSL, from the exons atggaggactgcttcttCTGTACTAATATGGAGGACTGCTTCTTCTGTACTAATATGGAGGACCAGTGGCTTCaaaagcctctcattggccaatacacaACATCTATACATCAATGGCCAATACACAGCGTCTATACATCAATGGCCAATACACAGCGTCTATACATCAATGGCCAATACACAGCGTCTATACATCATTGGCCAATACACAGCGTCTACACATCATTGGCCAATACACAGCGTCTATACATCAATGGCCAATACACAGCGTCTATACATCAATGGCCAATACACAGCGTCTATACATCAATGGCCAATACACAGCATCTATACATCAATGGCCAATACACAGCATCTATACATCAATGGCCAATACACAGCATCTATACATCAATGACCAATACACAGCATCTATACATCATTGGCCAATACACAGCATCTATACATCAATGGCCAATACACAACATCTACACATCATTGGCCAATACACAGCATCTATACATCATTGGCCAATACACAGCATCTACACATCATTGGCCAATACACAGCATCTATACATCATTGGCCAATACACAGCATCTATACATCATTGGCCAATACACAGCATCTATACATCAATGGCCAATACACAGCATCTATACATCATTGGCCAATACACAGCATCTATACATCATTGGCCAATACACAGCATCTATACATCATTGGCCAATACACAGCATCTATACATCATTGGCCAATACACAGCATCTACACATCATTGGCCAATACACAGCATCTATACATCAATGGCCAATACACAGCATCTATACATCATTGGCCAATACACAGCATCTATACATCATTGGCCAATACACAGCATCTATACATCATTGGCCAATACACAGCATCTACACATCATTGGCCAATACACAGCATCTATACATCATTGGCCAATACACAGCATCTATACATCATTGGCCAATACACAGCATCTATACATCAATGGCCAATACACAGCATCTATACATCATTGGCCAATACACAGCATCTACACATCATTGGCCAATACACAGCATCTATACATCATTGGCCAATACACAGCATCTACACATCATTGGCCAATACACAGCATCTATACATCATTGGCCAATACACAGCATCTATACATCATTGGCCAATACACAGCATCTACACATCATTGGCCAATACACAGCATCTATACATCATTGGCCAATACACAGCATCTACACATCATTGGCCAATACACAGCATCTATACATCATTGGCCAATACACAGCATCTATACATCATTGGCCAATACACAGCATCTATACATCATTGGCCAATACACAGCATCTACACATCATTGGCCAATACACAGCATCTACACATCATTGGCCAATACACAGCATCTACACATCATTGGCCAATACACAGCATCTACACATCAATGGCCAATACACAGCATctacacatcaatacacagcatctatacatcaatggccaatacac agcATCTATACATCAATGGCCAATACACAGCATCTATACATCATTGGCCAATACACAGCATCTATACATCAATGGCCAATACACAGCATCTATACATCATTGGCCAATACACAGCATCTATACATCAATGACCAATACACAGCATCTATACATCATTGGCCAATACACAGCATCTATACATCAATGGCCAATACACAGCATCTACAC ATCATTGGCCAATACACAGCATCTATACATCAATGGCCAATACACAGCGTCTATACATCAATGGCCAATACACAGCGTCTATACATCATTGGCCAATACACAGCATCTACACATCATTGGCCAATACACAGCATCTATACATCAATGGCCAATACACAGCACCTATACATCAATGGCCAATACACAGCATCTATACATCAATGGCCAATACACAGCATCTATACATCAATGGCCAATACACAGCATCTACACATCAATGGCCAATACACAGCATCTACACATCATTGGCCAATACACAGCATCTATACATCATTGGTCATGAGCTTGTGA
- the LOC110508089 gene encoding uncharacterized protein LOC110508089 isoform X9 — protein sequence MEDCFFCTNMEDCFFCTNMEDQWLQKPLIGQYTTSIHQWPIHSVYTSMANTQRLYINGQYTASIHHWPIHSVYTSLANTQRLYINGQYTASIHQWPIHSVYTSMANTQHLYINGQYTASIHQWPIHSIYTSMTNTQHLYIIGQYTASIHQWPIHNIYTSLANTQHLYIIGQYTASTHHWPIHSIYTSLANTQHLYIIGQYTASIHQWPIHSIYTSLANTQHLYIIGQYTASIHHWPIHSIYTSLANTQHLHIIGQYTASIHQWPIHSIYTSLANTQHLYIIGQYTASIHHWPIHSIYTSLANTQHLYIIGQYTASIHHWPIHSIYTSMANTQHLYIIGQYTASTHHWPIHSIYTSLANTQHLHIIGQYTASIHHWPIHSIYTSLANTQHLHIIGQYTASIHHWPIHSIYTSLANTQHLYIIGQYTASIHHWPIHSIYTSLANTQHLHIIGQYTASTHHWPIHSIYTSLANTQHLHINGQYTASTHQWPIHSIYTSLANTQHLYINGQYTASTHQYTASIHQWPIHSIYTSLANTQHLYINGQYTASIHHWPIHSIYTSMTNTQHLYIIGQYTASIHQWPIHSIYTSLANTQHLHIIGQYTASIHQWPIHSVYTSMANTQRLYIIGQYTASTHHWPIHSIYTSMANTQHLYINGQYTASIHQWPIHSIYTSLVMSL from the exons atggaggactgcttcttCTGTACTAATATGGAGGACTGCTTCTTCTGTACTAATATGGAGGACCAGTGGCTTCaaaagcctctcattggccaatacacaACATCTATACATCAATGGCCAATACACAGCGTCTATACATCAATGGCCAATACACAGCGTCTATACATCAATGGCCAATACACAGCGTCTATACATCATTGGCCAATACACAGCGTCTACACATCATTGGCCAATACACAGCGTCTATACATCAATGGCCAATACACAGCGTCTATACATCAATGGCCAATACACAGCGTCTATACATCAATGGCCAATACACAGCATCTATACATCAATGGCCAATACACAGCATCTATACATCAATGGCCAATACACAGCATCTATACATCAATGACCAATACACAGCATCTATACATCATTGGCCAATACACAGCATCTATACATCAATGGCCAATACACAACATCTACACATCATTGGCCAATACACAGCATCTATACATCATTGGCCAATACACAGCATCTACACATCATTGGCCAATACACAGCATCTATACATCATTGGCCAATACACAGCATCTATACATCATTGGCCAATACACAGCATCTATACATCAATGGCCAATACACAGCATCTATACATCATTGGCCAATACACAGCATCTATACATCATTGGCCAATACACAGCATCTATACATCATTGGCCAATACACAGCATCTATACATCATTGGCCAATACACAGCATCTACACATCATTGGCCAATACACAGCATCTATACATCAATGGCCAATACACAGCATCTATACATCATTGGCCAATACACAGCATCTATACATCATTGGCCAATACACAGCATCTATACATCATTGGCCAATACACAGCATCTACACATCATTGGCCAATACACAGCATCTATACATCATTGGCCAATACACAGCATCTATACATCATTGGCCAATACACAGCATCTATACATCAATGGCCAATACACAGCATCTATACATCATTGGCCAATACACAGCATCTACACATCATTGGCCAATACACAGCATCTATACATCATTGGCCAATACACAGCATCTACACATCATTGGCCAATACACAGCATCTATACATCATTGGCCAATACACAGCATCTATACATCATTGGCCAATACACAGCATCTACACATCATTGGCCAATACACAGCATCTATACATCATTGGCCAATACACAGCATCTACACATCATTGGCCAATACACAGCATCTATACATCATTGGCCAATACACAGCATCTATACATCATTGGCCAATACACAGCATCTATACATCATTGGCCAATACACAGCATCTACACATCATTGGCCAATACACAGCATCTACACATCATTGGCCAATACACAGCATCTACACATCATTGGCCAATACACAGCATCTACACATCAATGGCCAATACACAGCATctacac atcaatggccaatacacagcatctatacatcattggccaatacacagcatctatacatcaatggccaatacacagcatctacacatcaatacacagcATCTATACATCAATGGCCAATACACAGCATCTATACATCATTGGCCAATACACAGCATCTATACATCAATGGCCAATACACAGCATCTATACATCATTGGCCAATACACAGCATCTATACATCAATGACCAATACACAGCATCTATACATCATTGGCCAATACACAGCATCTATACATCAATGGCCAATACACAGCATCTACACATCATTGGCCAATACACAGCATctacac ATCATTGGCCAATACACAGCATCTATACATCAATGGCCAATACACAGCGTCTATACATCAATGGCCAATACACAGCGTCTATACATCATTGGCCAATACACAGCATCTACACATCATTGGCCAATACACAGCATCTATACATCAATGGCCAATACACAGCACCTATACATCAATGGCCAATACACAGCATCTATACATCAATGGCCAATACACAGCATCTATAC ATCATTGGTCATGAGCTTGTGA
- the LOC110508089 gene encoding uncharacterized protein LOC110508089 isoform X10 — translation MEDCFFCTNMEDCFFCTNMEDQWLQKPLIGQYTTSIHQWPIHSVYTSMANTQRLYINGQYTASIHHWPIHSVYTSLANTQRLYINGQYTASIHQWPIHSVYTSMANTQHLYINGQYTASIHQWPIHSIYTSMTNTQHLYIIGQYTASIHQWPIHNIYTSLANTQHLYIIGQYTASTHHWPIHSIYTSLANTQHLYIIGQYTASIHQWPIHSIYTSLANTQHLYIIGQYTASIHHWPIHSIYTSLANTQHLHIIGQYTASIHQWPIHSIYTSLANTQHLYIIGQYTASIHHWPIHSIYTSLANTQHLYIIGQYTASIHHWPIHSIYTSMANTQHLYIIGQYTASTHHWPIHSIYTSLANTQHLHIIGQYTASIHHWPIHSIYTSLANTQHLHIIGQYTASIHHWPIHSIYTSLANTQHLYIIGQYTASIHHWPIHSIYTSLANTQHLHIIGQYTASTHHWPIHSIYTSLANTQHLHINGQYTASTHQWPIHSIYTSLANTQHLYINGQYTASTHQYTASIHQWPIHSIYTSLANTQHLYINGQYTASIHHWPIHSIYTSMTNTQHLYIIGQYTASIHQWPIHSIYTSLANTQHLYINGQYTASIHQWPIHSVYTSLANTQHLHIIGQYTASIHQWPIHSTYTSMANTQHLYINGQYTASIHHWS, via the exons atggaggactgcttcttCTGTACTAATATGGAGGACTGCTTCTTCTGTACTAATATGGAGGACCAGTGGCTTCaaaagcctctcattggccaatacacaACATCTATACATCAATGGCCAATACACAGCGTCTATACATCAATGGCCAATACACAGCGTCTATACATCAATGGCCAATACACAGCGTCTATACATCATTGGCCAATACACAGCGTCTACACATCATTGGCCAATACACAGCGTCTATACATCAATGGCCAATACACAGCGTCTATACATCAATGGCCAATACACAGCGTCTATACATCAATGGCCAATACACAGCATCTATACATCAATGGCCAATACACAGCATCTATACATCAATGGCCAATACACAGCATCTATACATCAATGACCAATACACAGCATCTATACATCATTGGCCAATACACAGCATCTATACATCAATGGCCAATACACAACATCTACACATCATTGGCCAATACACAGCATCTATACATCATTGGCCAATACACAGCATCTACACATCATTGGCCAATACACAGCATCTATACATCATTGGCCAATACACAGCATCTATACATCATTGGCCAATACACAGCATCTATACATCAATGGCCAATACACAGCATCTATACATCATTGGCCAATACACAGCATCTATACATCATTGGCCAATACACAGCATCTATACATCATTGGCCAATACACAGCATCTATACATCATTGGCCAATACACAGCATCTACACATCATTGGCCAATACACAGCATCTATACATCAATGGCCAATACACAGCATCTATACATCATTGGCCAATACACAGCATCTATACATCATTGGCCAATACACAGCATCTATACATCATTGGCCAATACACAGCATCTACACATCATTGGCCAATACACAGCATCTATACATCATTGGCCAATACACAGCATCTATACATCATTGGCCAATACACAGCATCTATACATCAATGGCCAATACACAGCATCTATACATCATTGGCCAATACACAGCATCTACACATCATTGGCCAATACACAGCATCTATACATCATTGGCCAATACACAGCATCTACACATCATTGGCCAATACACAGCATCTATACATCATTGGCCAATACACAGCATCTATACATCATTGGCCAATACACAGCATCTACACATCATTGGCCAATACACAGCATCTATACATCATTGGCCAATACACAGCATCTACACATCATTGGCCAATACACAGCATCTATACATCATTGGCCAATACACAGCATCTATACATCATTGGCCAATACACAGCATCTATACATCATTGGCCAATACACAGCATCTACACATCATTGGCCAATACACAGCATCTACACATCATTGGCCAATACACAGCATCTACACATCATTGGCCAATACACAGCATCTACACATCAATGGCCAATACACAGCATctacac atcaatggccaatacacagcatctatacatcattggccaatacacagcatctatacatcaatggccaatacacagcatctacacatcaatacacagcATCTATACATCAATGGCCAATACACAGCATCTATACATCATTGGCCAATACACAGCATCTATACATCAATGGCCAATACACAGCATCTATACATCATTGGCCAATACACAGCATCTATACATCAATGACCAATACACAGCATCTATACATCATTGGCCAATACACAGCATCTATACATCAATGGCCAATACACAGCATCTACAC ATCATTGGCCAATACACAGCATCTATACATCAATGGCCAATACACAGCGTCTATACATCAATGGCCAATACACAGCGTCTATACATCATTGGCCAATACACAGCATCTACACATCATTGGCCAATACACAGCATCTATACATCAATGGCCAATACACAGCACCTATACATCAATGGCCAATACACAGCATCTATACATCAATGGCCAATACACAGCATCTATAC ATCATTGGTCATGA
- the LOC110508089 gene encoding uncharacterized protein LOC110508089 isoform X7: protein MEDCFFCTNMEDCFFCTNMEDQWLQKPLIGQYTTSIHQWPIHSVYTSMANTQRLYINGQYTASIHHWPIHSVYTSLANTQRLYINGQYTASIHQWPIHSVYTSMANTQHLYINGQYTASIHQWPIHSIYTSMTNTQHLYIIGQYTASIHQWPIHNIYTSLANTQHLYIIGQYTASTHHWPIHSIYTSLANTQHLYIIGQYTASIHQWPIHSIYTSLANTQHLYIIGQYTASIHHWPIHSIYTSLANTQHLHIIGQYTASIHQWPIHSIYTSLANTQHLYIIGQYTASIHHWPIHSIYTSLANTQHLYIIGQYTASIHHWPIHSIYTSMANTQHLYIIGQYTASTHHWPIHSIYTSLANTQHLHIIGQYTASIHHWPIHSIYTSLANTQHLHIIGQYTASIHHWPIHSIYTSLANTQHLYIIGQYTASIHHWPIHSIYTSLANTQHLHIIGQYTASTHHWPIHSIYTSLANTQHLHINGQYTASTHQWPIHSIYTSLANTQHLYINGQYTASTHQYTASIHQWPIHSIYTSLANTQHLYINGQYTASIHHWPIHSIYTSMTNTQHLYIIGQYTASIHQWPIHSIYTSLANTQHLYINGQYTASIHQWPIHSVYTSLANTQHLHIIGQYTASIHQWPIHSTYTSMANTQHLYINGQYTASIHQWPIHSIYTSMANTQHLHIIGQYTASIHHWS from the exons atggaggactgcttcttCTGTACTAATATGGAGGACTGCTTCTTCTGTACTAATATGGAGGACCAGTGGCTTCaaaagcctctcattggccaatacacaACATCTATACATCAATGGCCAATACACAGCGTCTATACATCAATGGCCAATACACAGCGTCTATACATCAATGGCCAATACACAGCGTCTATACATCATTGGCCAATACACAGCGTCTACACATCATTGGCCAATACACAGCGTCTATACATCAATGGCCAATACACAGCGTCTATACATCAATGGCCAATACACAGCGTCTATACATCAATGGCCAATACACAGCATCTATACATCAATGGCCAATACACAGCATCTATACATCAATGGCCAATACACAGCATCTATACATCAATGACCAATACACAGCATCTATACATCATTGGCCAATACACAGCATCTATACATCAATGGCCAATACACAACATCTACACATCATTGGCCAATACACAGCATCTATACATCATTGGCCAATACACAGCATCTACACATCATTGGCCAATACACAGCATCTATACATCATTGGCCAATACACAGCATCTATACATCATTGGCCAATACACAGCATCTATACATCAATGGCCAATACACAGCATCTATACATCATTGGCCAATACACAGCATCTATACATCATTGGCCAATACACAGCATCTATACATCATTGGCCAATACACAGCATCTATACATCATTGGCCAATACACAGCATCTACACATCATTGGCCAATACACAGCATCTATACATCAATGGCCAATACACAGCATCTATACATCATTGGCCAATACACAGCATCTATACATCATTGGCCAATACACAGCATCTATACATCATTGGCCAATACACAGCATCTACACATCATTGGCCAATACACAGCATCTATACATCATTGGCCAATACACAGCATCTATACATCATTGGCCAATACACAGCATCTATACATCAATGGCCAATACACAGCATCTATACATCATTGGCCAATACACAGCATCTACACATCATTGGCCAATACACAGCATCTATACATCATTGGCCAATACACAGCATCTACACATCATTGGCCAATACACAGCATCTATACATCATTGGCCAATACACAGCATCTATACATCATTGGCCAATACACAGCATCTACACATCATTGGCCAATACACAGCATCTATACATCATTGGCCAATACACAGCATCTACACATCATTGGCCAATACACAGCATCTATACATCATTGGCCAATACACAGCATCTATACATCATTGGCCAATACACAGCATCTATACATCATTGGCCAATACACAGCATCTACACATCATTGGCCAATACACAGCATCTACACATCATTGGCCAATACACAGCATCTACACATCATTGGCCAATACACAGCATCTACACATCAATGGCCAATACACAGCATctacac atcaatggccaatacacagcatctatacatcattggccaatacacagcatctatacatcaatggccaatacacagcatctacacatcaatacacagcATCTATACATCAATGGCCAATACACAGCATCTATACATCATTGGCCAATACACAGCATCTATACATCAATGGCCAATACACAGCATCTATACATCATTGGCCAATACACAGCATCTATACATCAATGACCAATACACAGCATCTATACATCATTGGCCAATACACAGCATCTATACATCAATGGCCAATACACAGCATCTACAC ATCATTGGCCAATACACAGCATCTATACATCAATGGCCAATACACAGCGTCTATACATCAATGGCCAATACACAGCGTCTATACATCATTGGCCAATACACAGCATCTACACATCATTGGCCAATACACAGCATCTATACATCAATGGCCAATACACAGCACCTATACATCAATGGCCAATACACAGCATCTATACATCAATGGCCAATACACAGCATCTATACATCAATGGCCAATACACAGCATCTACACATCAATGGCCAATACACAGCATCTACACATCATTGGCCAATACACAGCATCTATACATCATTGGTCATGA
- the LOC110508089 gene encoding uncharacterized protein LOC110508089 isoform X2 translates to MEDCFFCTNMEDCFFCTNMEDQWLQKPLIGQYTTSIHQWPIHSVYTSMANTQRLYINGQYTASIHHWPIHSVYTSLANTQRLYINGQYTASIHQWPIHSVYTSMANTQHLYINGQYTASIHQWPIHSIYTSMTNTQHLYIIGQYTASIHQWPIHNIYTSLANTQHLYIIGQYTASTHHWPIHSIYTSLANTQHLYIIGQYTASIHQWPIHSIYTSLANTQHLYIIGQYTASIHHWPIHSIYTSLANTQHLHIIGQYTASIHQWPIHSIYTSLANTQHLYIIGQYTASIHHWPIHSIYTSLANTQHLYIIGQYTASIHHWPIHSIYTSMANTQHLYIIGQYTASTHHWPIHSIYTSLANTQHLHIIGQYTASIHHWPIHSIYTSLANTQHLHIIGQYTASIHHWPIHSIYTSLANTQHLYIIGQYTASIHHWPIHSIYTSLANTQHLHIIGQYTASTHHWPIHSIYTSLANTQHLHINGQYTASTHQWPIHSIYTSLANTQHLYINGQYTASTHQYTASIHQWPIHSIYTSLANTQHLYINGQYTASIHHWPIHSIYTSMTNTQHLYIIGQYTASIHQWPIHSIYTSLANTQHLHIIGQYTASIHQWPIHSVYTSMANTQRLYIIGQYTASTHHWPIHSIYTSMANTQHLYINGQYTASIHQWPIHSIYTSMANTQHLHINGQYTASTHHWPIHSIYTSLVMSL, encoded by the exons atggaggactgcttcttCTGTACTAATATGGAGGACTGCTTCTTCTGTACTAATATGGAGGACCAGTGGCTTCaaaagcctctcattggccaatacacaACATCTATACATCAATGGCCAATACACAGCGTCTATACATCAATGGCCAATACACAGCGTCTATACATCAATGGCCAATACACAGCGTCTATACATCATTGGCCAATACACAGCGTCTACACATCATTGGCCAATACACAGCGTCTATACATCAATGGCCAATACACAGCGTCTATACATCAATGGCCAATACACAGCGTCTATACATCAATGGCCAATACACAGCATCTATACATCAATGGCCAATACACAGCATCTATACATCAATGGCCAATACACAGCATCTATACATCAATGACCAATACACAGCATCTATACATCATTGGCCAATACACAGCATCTATACATCAATGGCCAATACACAACATCTACACATCATTGGCCAATACACAGCATCTATACATCATTGGCCAATACACAGCATCTACACATCATTGGCCAATACACAGCATCTATACATCATTGGCCAATACACAGCATCTATACATCATTGGCCAATACACAGCATCTATACATCAATGGCCAATACACAGCATCTATACATCATTGGCCAATACACAGCATCTATACATCATTGGCCAATACACAGCATCTATACATCATTGGCCAATACACAGCATCTATACATCATTGGCCAATACACAGCATCTACACATCATTGGCCAATACACAGCATCTATACATCAATGGCCAATACACAGCATCTATACATCATTGGCCAATACACAGCATCTATACATCATTGGCCAATACACAGCATCTATACATCATTGGCCAATACACAGCATCTACACATCATTGGCCAATACACAGCATCTATACATCATTGGCCAATACACAGCATCTATACATCATTGGCCAATACACAGCATCTATACATCAATGGCCAATACACAGCATCTATACATCATTGGCCAATACACAGCATCTACACATCATTGGCCAATACACAGCATCTATACATCATTGGCCAATACACAGCATCTACACATCATTGGCCAATACACAGCATCTATACATCATTGGCCAATACACAGCATCTATACATCATTGGCCAATACACAGCATCTACACATCATTGGCCAATACACAGCATCTATACATCATTGGCCAATACACAGCATCTACACATCATTGGCCAATACACAGCATCTATACATCATTGGCCAATACACAGCATCTATACATCATTGGCCAATACACAGCATCTATACATCATTGGCCAATACACAGCATCTACACATCATTGGCCAATACACAGCATCTACACATCATTGGCCAATACACAGCATCTACACATCATTGGCCAATACACAGCATCTACACATCAATGGCCAATACACAGCATctacac atcaatggccaatacacagcatctatacatcattggccaatacacagcatctatacatcaatggccaatacacagcatctacacatcaatacacagcATCTATACATCAATGGCCAATACACAGCATCTATACATCATTGGCCAATACACAGCATCTATACATCAATGGCCAATACACAGCATCTATACATCATTGGCCAATACACAGCATCTATACATCAATGACCAATACACAGCATCTATACATCATTGGCCAATACACAGCATCTATACATCAATGGCCAATACACAGCATCTACACATCATTGGCCAATACACAGCATctacac ATCATTGGCCAATACACAGCATCTATACATCAATGGCCAATACACAGCGTCTATACATCAATGGCCAATACACAGCGTCTATACATCATTGGCCAATACACAGCATCTACACATCATTGGCCAATACACAGCATCTATACATCAATGGCCAATACACAGCACCTATACATCAATGGCCAATACACAGCATCTATACATCAATGGCCAATACACAGCATCTATACATCAATGGCCAATACACAGCATCTACACATCAATGGCCAATACACAGCATCTACACATCATTGGCCAATACACAGCATCTATACATCATTGGTCATGAGCTTGTGA